A single genomic interval of Chitinophaga sp. 180180018-3 harbors:
- a CDS encoding copper-translocating P-type ATPase yields the protein MEHQHTTHAGHDHSAMQHNQPAAGHEHHNMNRGGHHDHHAMMIADFRKRFYVVLVLTIPVMLLSKMIQHWLGLTLEFPGDKYLLLFLSSVVFVYGGWPFLKGWADEMKQWEPGMMTLIGFAISVAYIYSVATVFGLSGMDFFWELTTLILIMLLGHWIEMKSVAGASRELELLVQLMPDEAHLVHGEHVMEVKTAELKAGDVILVKPGEKVAADGEILEGSTSLNESMLTGESRPVEKGRNDKVIAGSINGNGAVKVKVSHSAADSYLSQVVKLVQDAQQSKSKTQLLADKAARWLTLIAILAGIVTFLYWWLNGYELSFAVERMVTVVVICCPHALGLAVPLVIARSTALSAKHGLLIKNRTDFENARRITTLVFDKTGTLTVGRFEVVRIERLQDNVTEDEILAMAASLEASSEHPIATGITSKAAGLALRIPAAVDIAAIPGKGITGTVNGRKVQVVSPGYLADQHSNRDIAKDIRAGETVVYVIADGVPVGYIALADQIRPESAAAIATLRENHIKTVLLTGDNKVVAESVSKTLNMDSYIAEVLPHQKLEKIRELQHQGEFVAMTGDGINDAPALAQANVGIAIGSGSDVAAETAGIVLVNSNPQDVVNLILFGRATWRKMIQNLIWATGYNVITLPLAAGVLYKEGILLSPAAGAVLMTVSTVVVAINASLLKVGGKRN from the coding sequence ATGGAACATCAGCATACCACGCATGCAGGGCACGATCATAGCGCCATGCAGCATAATCAGCCAGCCGCCGGCCACGAGCACCATAACATGAATCGCGGCGGACATCATGATCATCATGCCATGATGATCGCAGATTTCAGGAAACGTTTTTATGTAGTATTGGTACTGACCATTCCGGTAATGCTGTTATCGAAAATGATACAGCACTGGCTGGGACTGACATTGGAATTTCCCGGCGATAAATATCTCTTGCTATTCCTCTCGTCAGTCGTATTTGTATACGGCGGATGGCCCTTCCTGAAAGGCTGGGCGGATGAAATGAAACAATGGGAGCCGGGGATGATGACACTGATCGGCTTTGCCATCAGCGTGGCTTATATATACAGCGTGGCTACCGTTTTCGGATTATCCGGCATGGACTTTTTCTGGGAACTGACCACACTGATTCTGATTATGCTGCTGGGGCACTGGATTGAGATGAAGTCCGTGGCCGGCGCATCCCGCGAGCTGGAGCTGCTGGTACAGCTGATGCCTGACGAAGCGCATCTGGTACATGGCGAGCACGTAATGGAGGTGAAAACCGCTGAATTGAAAGCAGGAGATGTGATACTGGTAAAGCCCGGAGAAAAAGTGGCAGCCGACGGAGAGATACTTGAGGGAAGTACATCATTGAACGAGAGTATGCTAACAGGTGAATCCAGGCCGGTAGAAAAGGGACGGAACGATAAGGTGATAGCAGGATCTATCAATGGCAACGGTGCTGTAAAGGTGAAAGTATCACATAGCGCAGCAGATTCCTACCTGTCGCAGGTAGTGAAGCTGGTACAGGATGCGCAGCAATCGAAATCGAAAACCCAGCTGCTGGCCGATAAAGCGGCTCGCTGGCTCACGCTGATCGCCATCCTGGCGGGAATCGTCACTTTCCTTTACTGGTGGCTGAATGGCTATGAGCTGTCGTTTGCCGTGGAAAGGATGGTAACGGTAGTTGTTATTTGTTGTCCGCATGCGCTGGGACTGGCCGTACCGTTGGTGATTGCCCGGTCTACCGCGCTTTCAGCGAAGCATGGTCTGCTGATTAAAAACCGTACGGACTTTGAGAATGCGCGCAGGATTACCACCCTGGTTTTTGATAAAACCGGTACCCTTACTGTTGGGCGTTTTGAAGTAGTAAGAATTGAACGTTTGCAGGATAATGTTACGGAAGATGAGATACTGGCGATGGCAGCCTCTCTGGAGGCGAGTTCCGAGCATCCGATTGCCACTGGTATTACCAGTAAGGCAGCCGGACTGGCACTCCGGATACCCGCCGCCGTTGATATAGCTGCCATCCCAGGCAAAGGGATCACCGGTACGGTGAATGGCCGGAAAGTACAGGTGGTAAGCCCGGGCTATCTTGCGGATCAGCACTCAAACCGGGACATCGCAAAGGACATTCGCGCCGGGGAAACGGTGGTGTATGTGATTGCAGATGGCGTTCCGGTTGGTTATATTGCCCTGGCCGATCAGATCCGGCCTGAATCTGCCGCCGCTATTGCCACCCTGAGAGAAAACCATATTAAAACCGTATTGCTCACCGGTGATAATAAGGTGGTGGCTGAAAGCGTCAGCAAGACACTTAATATGGATAGTTACATAGCCGAGGTACTGCCTCATCAGAAACTGGAAAAAATAAGGGAATTGCAGCACCAGGGGGAATTTGTGGCAATGACGGGAGATGGGATCAACGATGCTCCGGCGCTGGCCCAGGCCAATGTAGGGATTGCCATTGGAAGTGGCAGTGATGTAGCTGCTGAAACAGCCGGAATAGTACTGGTAAACAGCAATCCGCAGGATGTAGTGAACCTGATTCTGTTTGGGAGGGCTACCTGGCGTAAAATGATCCAGAACCTTATATGGGCAACGGGTTATAACGTAATAACCCTGCCACTGGCGGCCGGGGTACTGTATAAAGAGGGAATTTTGCTCAGTCCTGCTGCAGGCGCGGTATTGATGACCGTTAGTACAGTGGTCGTAGCAATTAATGCCAGTCTCCTGAAAGTTGGTGGAAAAAGGAATTAA
- a CDS encoding multicopper oxidase domain-containing protein, producing MKFVFLNFLFLSLCSMLFAQASFSGKPRVVRYDLYVGDTMVNYSGKMRHALAINGSIPGPVLEFTEGDTAEIYVHNTLKEETSIHWHGLILPNQYDGVSYLTTRPVKAGETHLYRFPVVQHGTYWYHSHTMFQEQSGMYGAIVMHKRNETPGNEYTLLLSDWTDLHPHTVNRYLHNANDWFAIKKGSVQSYAEAIKHGHFNTKVTNEWKRMNAMDVSDVYYERFLANGKPEATHAGLKAGDKVRLRIINGSSSSYFWLTYAGGKITVVANDGADVEPVEVDRLIVGVSETYDVIVTVPDNMQYEFLATAEDRTRSASLWLGDGMKMPAKPLPRLKYFEGMKMMNGMMKMNGDMDTSGGMQMTNQVMDMNTVMYPEITGEEAAKGKTSSGHDMHNMPGMQMDSTSGDIVTLNYGMLKAPEKTTLPEGPVKELRFELTGNMNRYVWSINNKTVSETDKILIKKGEIVRIVLYNNTMMRHPMHLHGHFFRVLNGQGEYSPLKTVLDIMPMETDTIEFAASESGDWFFHCHILYHMMSGMGRVFSYENSPPNPEVPDPAMAYKMLKRDDRMMHTMARVGLESNGSDGELMVANTRYRFTTEWRVGLNDRHGYETESHFGRYFGKMQWLFPYIGWDIRYRKMDEQEKNLFGQTNTKNFRQVAHIGLEYTLPMLIVADASVDTDGRLRFQLSREDVPVTRRLRFNFRVNTDKEYMAGFRYIVTRNFAFSTHYDSDMGLGAGITLSY from the coding sequence ATGAAATTTGTATTCCTGAACTTTCTATTTTTAAGCCTGTGCAGTATGTTGTTTGCACAGGCTTCTTTTTCCGGTAAGCCCCGGGTGGTTCGCTACGATCTTTATGTAGGCGATACCATGGTGAATTACTCCGGCAAAATGCGCCACGCGCTGGCTATTAACGGTAGCATACCCGGTCCCGTATTGGAATTTACCGAAGGCGATACCGCCGAAATATATGTACACAATACGCTGAAAGAAGAAACCTCTATCCACTGGCATGGGCTGATACTGCCTAACCAATACGACGGTGTTTCCTATCTAACTACCCGCCCCGTCAAGGCCGGAGAAACACACCTTTACCGTTTCCCGGTAGTACAACATGGCACCTATTGGTATCACAGCCACACCATGTTCCAGGAACAAAGCGGTATGTATGGTGCTATCGTCATGCATAAACGAAATGAAACTCCCGGTAATGAATATACGTTGTTGCTGAGCGACTGGACCGATTTGCATCCGCATACCGTGAACCGTTATCTGCATAATGCGAACGACTGGTTTGCAATTAAGAAAGGATCAGTGCAGAGCTATGCAGAAGCCATTAAACACGGGCACTTCAATACCAAAGTCACCAATGAGTGGAAGCGCATGAACGCGATGGATGTGAGCGACGTTTATTACGAACGTTTCCTTGCCAACGGAAAGCCGGAGGCAACACATGCCGGATTAAAGGCCGGTGATAAAGTGAGGCTGCGCATTATCAACGGCAGTTCTTCCTCTTATTTCTGGCTGACTTATGCCGGTGGTAAGATTACAGTAGTGGCAAACGACGGCGCTGATGTAGAGCCGGTAGAAGTAGACCGGCTGATAGTAGGTGTATCCGAAACCTACGATGTGATAGTAACCGTGCCCGACAACATGCAGTATGAATTCCTGGCTACTGCTGAAGATCGCACCCGCTCTGCCTCCCTGTGGTTGGGCGATGGCATGAAGATGCCCGCTAAGCCGCTGCCTCGCCTGAAGTATTTTGAAGGTATGAAGATGATGAACGGCATGATGAAGATGAATGGAGATATGGACACCAGCGGTGGTATGCAGATGACCAACCAGGTGATGGATATGAATACCGTGATGTATCCGGAAATAACCGGTGAGGAAGCAGCAAAAGGGAAAACTTCCAGTGGGCACGATATGCATAACATGCCTGGAATGCAGATGGACAGCACCTCCGGAGATATCGTAACACTGAACTACGGTATGCTGAAAGCACCGGAAAAAACCACGCTCCCGGAAGGCCCGGTGAAGGAACTGCGTTTTGAACTGACCGGTAACATGAACCGCTATGTGTGGAGCATCAATAATAAAACAGTATCAGAAACCGATAAGATCCTGATCAAAAAAGGAGAAATTGTAAGGATCGTTTTGTACAACAATACCATGATGCGGCACCCGATGCACCTGCACGGACATTTCTTCAGAGTGCTGAACGGGCAGGGCGAATACTCACCGCTGAAAACCGTACTGGACATAATGCCGATGGAAACCGACACGATTGAGTTTGCAGCATCTGAAAGTGGCGACTGGTTCTTTCACTGTCACATCCTGTACCACATGATGAGCGGAATGGGCCGGGTATTCAGTTATGAAAATTCGCCGCCTAACCCGGAAGTACCTGATCCGGCAATGGCTTACAAAATGTTGAAACGCGACGATCGTATGATGCATACCATGGCCAGAGTAGGACTGGAAAGCAACGGCAGCGATGGAGAGCTGATGGTAGCCAATACCCGTTACCGCTTCACTACAGAATGGAGGGTGGGCCTGAACGACCGCCACGGCTATGAAACAGAAAGCCATTTCGGCCGCTATTTCGGGAAAATGCAATGGCTCTTTCCTTACATCGGTTGGGATATCCGTTACCGTAAGATGGATGAGCAGGAGAAAAATCTGTTCGGACAAACCAACACGAAAAATTTCAGACAGGTGGCACATATAGGTCTGGAGTACACGCTGCCTATGCTCATTGTTGCCGATGCCTCTGTTGATACCGACGGCAGGCTGAGGTTTCAGCTCAGCAGGGAAGATGTGCCGGTAACACGACGCCTGCGTTTTAATTTCCGTGTCAATACAGATAAGGAATATATGGCGGGCTTCAGGTACATCGTCACCAGGAATTTTGCATTCTCCACACACTACGACAGCGACATGGGGCTGGGCGCAGGCATAACTTTAAGCTATTAA
- a CDS encoding DUF3347 domain-containing protein, producing the protein MKKILMAAIASVTTFIQPGMAQDKTVSAQLSPLLTAYYGVKDALISGNAGAAATNATAFEKAAAGVDMAAMPPAVHDAYMPLADKLSTDAKAIAASGDIGKQREYFKTFSDNFYQLAKKVTLSTKPVYQEYCPMKKAYWLSSSSAIKNPYFGNQMLTCGKVSDTIQ; encoded by the coding sequence ATGAAAAAGATATTAATGGCCGCCATTGCATCAGTAACCACTTTTATACAACCAGGTATGGCACAGGACAAAACCGTTTCTGCCCAGCTGTCACCGCTGCTGACTGCCTACTACGGTGTTAAAGATGCATTAATCAGTGGTAATGCCGGCGCTGCTGCCACCAACGCCACTGCATTTGAGAAAGCTGCCGCCGGAGTTGATATGGCTGCCATGCCACCAGCTGTACACGATGCTTATATGCCACTGGCCGATAAGCTCAGCACCGATGCCAAAGCCATCGCAGCCAGCGGAGATATCGGCAAACAACGCGAATACTTTAAAACATTCTCCGATAATTTTTATCAGCTGGCAAAAAAGGTAACACTTTCCACCAAGCCTGTTTACCAGGAATACTGTCCGATGAAGAAAGCATATTGGCTGAGCAGCAGCAGTGCTATTAAAAATCCGTACTTTGGTAACCAGATGCTGACCTGCGGAAAAGTAAGCGATACTATTCAGTAG
- a CDS encoding sialate O-acetylesterase — protein sequence MKKTVLLLAVAMAQASGYAAVRLPNIFGDHMVLQRDKPIPVWGWADKNEKVTVHFHGQTKTVKADKNGQWKVLLAPETAGGPYELTVNNVSVHDILMGDVWVCSGQSNMEFHVNDVLNADAEKANSANPAIRHFYLPKDISATPKNDVLPSKWEAASPEHTGDFTAVGYFFARALNEQLHVPIGLLHTSWGGTMVETWISHEGMANSDAFRDLMKSTPVLNVDSLNKVQKANLQVAINKVQNSLPDAATAAGWSAANADDHDWKTMQVPRYWEEQQLPNLDGVVWFRRNFDVSEADAAKAAVLSLGTVDDEDVTYINGVQVGSTHKYNELRKYAIPAGVLKPGNNVIAVKVTDGGGNGGFYGDASNVFLSTASQKQSLAGDWKFRIASVMEPNFGVGPNSYPCLLYNAMIHPVLPFAIKGAIWYQGESNAGRAYQYRQSFPLMIRDWRRLWNQGDFPFYFVQLASYGADHGDSHKGSTWAELREAQTLTLNTPNTGMAVITDIGESNDIHPRNKQDVGKRLAAAALHQTYGQNNVYSGPTYQSMQVNGNKVTLSFDHLGSGLMVKDKYGYIRGFEVAGADQQFHYAKAVLSGNNVIVYSDNVNNPVAVRYGWADDNIEDNLFNKDGFPAAPFRTDTWKGVTDEKKYSVN from the coding sequence ATGAAAAAAACAGTTTTACTACTGGCAGTAGCTATGGCACAGGCCTCCGGTTATGCCGCGGTTCGTTTACCTAACATTTTTGGCGACCATATGGTCTTGCAACGCGATAAACCCATCCCGGTATGGGGTTGGGCCGATAAGAACGAGAAAGTAACCGTACATTTCCATGGCCAGACCAAAACAGTAAAAGCCGATAAGAACGGCCAATGGAAAGTACTGCTGGCACCGGAAACCGCTGGTGGGCCTTATGAGCTCACCGTTAATAATGTTTCCGTACATGATATATTGATGGGGGATGTATGGGTTTGCAGTGGGCAATCCAATATGGAGTTTCATGTAAATGATGTGCTCAATGCAGACGCAGAGAAGGCCAATTCAGCGAATCCTGCTATCCGGCATTTCTATCTTCCGAAAGATATCTCCGCTACTCCTAAAAACGATGTACTACCCAGCAAATGGGAGGCCGCCAGCCCGGAACATACCGGCGATTTTACAGCGGTAGGCTACTTCTTTGCCCGCGCCCTGAACGAACAGCTGCATGTGCCCATCGGGCTGCTGCATACCTCCTGGGGCGGCACCATGGTAGAAACCTGGATCAGTCATGAAGGAATGGCTAATAGCGACGCCTTCCGGGATCTGATGAAAAGCACACCTGTATTGAATGTAGATTCGCTCAACAAAGTGCAAAAAGCCAATCTGCAGGTGGCTATTAATAAAGTACAAAACAGCCTCCCGGATGCCGCCACTGCTGCCGGCTGGTCGGCCGCCAACGCCGACGACCACGACTGGAAAACCATGCAGGTGCCCCGCTATTGGGAAGAGCAGCAACTGCCTAACCTCGATGGTGTGGTATGGTTCAGGAGAAACTTCGATGTCAGCGAAGCAGATGCTGCTAAAGCAGCGGTGCTGAGCCTCGGTACAGTAGACGATGAAGACGTAACTTATATCAACGGCGTACAGGTGGGCAGTACGCACAAATACAATGAGCTTCGCAAATACGCTATTCCCGCCGGTGTACTGAAACCTGGCAATAATGTTATTGCGGTTAAAGTGACAGATGGCGGTGGTAACGGCGGCTTTTACGGCGATGCCAGCAATGTATTCCTGAGTACGGCCAGCCAGAAGCAATCGCTCGCGGGCGACTGGAAATTCCGTATTGCGTCTGTCATGGAGCCCAATTTTGGCGTTGGCCCCAACAGCTACCCATGCCTGCTCTACAATGCCATGATACATCCTGTTCTTCCCTTTGCCATCAAAGGCGCCATCTGGTACCAGGGCGAAAGCAATGCGGGCAGGGCATATCAGTACCGGCAGTCGTTTCCACTGATGATCCGCGACTGGCGCCGGTTGTGGAATCAGGGCGATTTCCCCTTCTACTTTGTACAACTCGCCAGCTATGGCGCTGATCATGGCGACAGCCACAAAGGCAGCACCTGGGCAGAATTGCGGGAAGCGCAAACCCTTACCCTGAACACGCCTAACACCGGTATGGCAGTCATCACGGATATAGGCGAATCAAACGATATACACCCCCGGAATAAACAGGATGTAGGAAAAAGACTCGCCGCAGCAGCACTTCATCAAACCTATGGGCAGAATAATGTCTACTCCGGCCCTACCTACCAATCCATGCAGGTAAACGGTAACAAGGTAACGCTGAGCTTTGACCATCTGGGCAGTGGCCTGATGGTAAAAGATAAATATGGCTATATCCGCGGCTTCGAAGTAGCCGGCGCTGATCAGCAGTTCCACTACGCCAAAGCGGTGCTGAGTGGCAATAACGTTATCGTATACTCCGACAACGTCAACAATCCCGTAGCAGTACGCTACGGCTGGGCCGATGACAACATCGAAGATAACCTTTTCAATAAGGACGGATTCCCCGCAGCACCTTTCCGTACAGATACGTGGAAGGGCGTAACTGATGAGAAGAAATACAGTGTGAATTAA
- a CDS encoding heavy metal translocating P-type ATPase has protein sequence MSATISAKPLVRVKHQTIKETFPVLEMTCAACAVSVESMLKSVPGVADAGVNFANQTAWVQYDPAAANPEALQNSVRSIGYDLLINKENQEEEQAAAQQKHYQYIKQRTIWAVILSLPVVIIGMFFMNIPYGNYIMMAFATPVVFVLGRNFFVNAWKQARHGKANMDTLVALSTGIAWVFSVFNTFYPEFWHQRGLHAHVYFEAAAVVIAFISLGKLLEEKAKSNTSSAIKKLIGLQPKTVLLVDEAGKTTEIPISKVKVNDLLLVKPGEKIPVDGKVADGSSYVDESMISGEPVAVAKKAGDSVFAGTINQKGSFRFRAEKVGADTLLAQIIKMVQEAQGSKAPVQKLVDKIAGIFVPVVIGIAILTFITWMVLGGDNAFTHALLTSVTVLVIACPCALGLATPTAIMVGVGKGAENNILIRDAESLELAHKVNALILDKTGTITEGKPVVTEVVWTNGETAAEVLYTLEQQSEHPLAAAVVGYLQEKNTTAVTLEQFESITGQGVTGRYNGNAYFVGNSKLMKARQVKVDAGMQAKADVLQEAANTVIYFAVNNRLLAVIAIADKIKSTSAVAIETLQRQGIEVYMLTGDNEHTAAAVAREVGIKHYHAEVLPSFKAAFVKELQQAGKVVAMAGDGINDSQALAQADVSIAMGKGSDIAMDVAKMTLITSDLNSIPRALKLSGKTVSTIKQNLFWAFIYNVIGIPIAAGVLFPVNGFLLDPMIAGAAMALSSVSVVSNSLRLKAARL, from the coding sequence ATGTCAGCAACAATATCCGCGAAGCCTTTAGTCCGCGTAAAACATCAGACGATCAAAGAAACATTCCCGGTGCTGGAAATGACCTGCGCAGCCTGTGCTGTGAGCGTAGAATCGATGCTGAAGTCGGTACCCGGCGTAGCGGATGCCGGCGTTAATTTCGCCAATCAAACCGCCTGGGTACAATATGACCCGGCGGCTGCTAACCCGGAAGCCCTGCAGAACAGTGTACGCAGCATAGGTTACGACCTGTTGATAAATAAGGAAAACCAGGAAGAGGAACAGGCGGCAGCTCAGCAAAAGCACTACCAGTATATAAAACAGCGTACCATCTGGGCCGTGATATTATCATTGCCAGTGGTGATCATCGGCATGTTCTTTATGAATATACCCTACGGTAATTATATCATGATGGCCTTTGCCACCCCGGTGGTATTTGTACTGGGCCGTAATTTCTTCGTAAATGCCTGGAAGCAGGCCCGCCATGGTAAAGCAAATATGGATACCCTGGTAGCGTTGAGTACCGGTATTGCCTGGGTATTCAGTGTGTTCAATACATTTTATCCGGAATTCTGGCATCAACGCGGGTTACATGCTCACGTTTATTTTGAGGCAGCAGCCGTGGTGATTGCTTTCATCTCCCTGGGAAAACTACTGGAAGAAAAAGCTAAATCAAATACCTCATCTGCCATAAAAAAATTAATTGGCTTACAACCCAAAACAGTATTGCTGGTGGATGAAGCCGGTAAGACTACCGAAATTCCTATTTCAAAAGTAAAAGTAAATGACCTGCTGCTGGTGAAACCCGGCGAAAAAATACCGGTTGATGGAAAAGTAGCGGATGGCAGTTCTTATGTAGATGAAAGCATGATCAGTGGTGAACCGGTGGCAGTAGCCAAAAAAGCAGGTGATTCGGTTTTCGCCGGTACCATCAATCAGAAAGGCAGTTTCCGGTTCCGCGCCGAAAAAGTAGGCGCCGATACGCTGCTGGCCCAGATTATCAAGATGGTGCAGGAAGCCCAGGGAAGTAAAGCGCCGGTGCAGAAACTGGTCGATAAGATCGCCGGAATATTTGTGCCGGTAGTGATAGGTATCGCCATACTGACATTCATTACCTGGATGGTACTCGGCGGCGATAACGCTTTTACGCATGCCCTGCTTACCTCTGTAACAGTGCTGGTTATTGCCTGCCCCTGTGCGCTTGGCCTGGCAACTCCTACCGCTATCATGGTAGGCGTAGGAAAAGGAGCTGAGAATAATATCCTTATCCGCGATGCAGAAAGCCTGGAACTGGCACATAAAGTAAATGCCCTGATACTCGATAAAACCGGTACCATCACAGAAGGTAAACCAGTGGTAACAGAAGTGGTGTGGACAAACGGTGAAACAGCTGCGGAAGTATTATACACGCTCGAACAACAATCCGAGCATCCGCTGGCAGCTGCGGTAGTTGGGTATCTACAGGAAAAAAATACAACAGCCGTAACATTAGAACAATTCGAAAGTATTACCGGTCAGGGAGTAACCGGCAGGTATAACGGTAACGCCTACTTCGTAGGTAACAGCAAGTTGATGAAGGCCCGGCAGGTGAAAGTGGATGCCGGTATGCAGGCAAAGGCAGATGTCCTGCAGGAAGCAGCCAATACTGTGATCTATTTTGCAGTAAACAACCGCCTGTTGGCCGTCATCGCTATCGCCGACAAAATCAAATCTACATCTGCAGTGGCCATAGAAACATTACAACGCCAGGGTATAGAAGTATATATGCTCACCGGCGATAATGAACATACCGCCGCAGCAGTAGCCCGGGAGGTAGGTATCAAACATTATCATGCAGAAGTACTGCCTTCCTTTAAGGCAGCATTTGTAAAAGAATTACAGCAGGCTGGTAAAGTGGTGGCTATGGCGGGCGATGGTATCAACGACTCCCAGGCACTGGCCCAGGCCGATGTAAGCATCGCCATGGGTAAAGGTTCTGATATAGCTATGGATGTGGCTAAGATGACCCTTATCACTTCCGACTTGAACAGCATCCCCCGGGCGCTGAAATTATCAGGAAAAACTGTCAGCACCATTAAACAAAATCTCTTCTGGGCGTTTATATATAACGTGATCGGTATACCGATCGCCGCAGGTGTACTGTTCCCGGTAAATGGGTTTCTGCTGGATCCCATGATCGCCGGCGCCGCCATGGCGCTTAGTTCTGTAAGTGTGGTAAGTAACAGCCTGCGTTTGAAAGCGGCCCGGTTATAG
- a CDS encoding ATP-binding protein encodes MDVRQLFHYVVNIGTSRQDEEQAKVTRMVNTFSLITISLCLLFGALIYLGTGKTALVIPAYIEALVFTVVLLLNRVNRPVLASAAFLTINNIAIVYFSAILGMLTEVHLLFLFLLGASLMLFRSRVMIGISIAVGLLSVIACEINYYYTFFTPMIMGHDQQFLIRWVTLPAILLLDIATIFLYVKKLKTLNTRLAKATDEKTIFVRETSHEIRNPLNAIYGISQDLMLKVHKEDRYNELKPEVEHLYAATHNVLQIINNVLAISRIEDGANHTIQEEAFDLRELIRDKAIVYQYIADLRGVKVRAEIQEDMPEAIVADKGKLTQILNNLLFNAIKFTRTGSVISLVVSGEAGQWQLRVKDQGQGIPEGELLTLFTPFKAGRSDFEGTGLGLPITKKYVEMMGGKISVTSIPGEGATFIVQLPLRAAEKPVPATIPGMVELTLHKGLKSLIIDDNEMSQVILSNFMRRLGFTTTIACNGAEGINKAMDEKPDIVFVDSYMPGLSGEDTIRLFRNNPALKDIPVIAVSGDAFQESIDDMMKAGASEYISKPVDLKLLNSTLNKLLAVS; translated from the coding sequence ATGGACGTCCGCCAATTATTTCACTACGTTGTGAATATCGGAACATCCCGCCAGGATGAAGAACAGGCCAAAGTAACCCGGATGGTGAATACATTTTCCCTGATCACCATTAGTCTTTGTTTATTGTTTGGTGCGCTCATCTACCTGGGAACCGGAAAAACTGCATTGGTAATTCCTGCCTACATTGAAGCGTTGGTGTTTACTGTTGTGTTGCTGCTGAATCGCGTCAACAGGCCGGTGCTGGCCAGCGCTGCTTTCCTTACGATTAATAACATCGCAATAGTATATTTCAGCGCCATTCTCGGCATGTTAACGGAAGTGCATCTGTTGTTCCTTTTCCTGTTGGGTGCATCCCTGATGTTGTTCCGGAGCCGTGTGATGATAGGGATTAGCATTGCAGTGGGGTTATTGTCTGTTATCGCCTGTGAGATTAACTACTATTATACCTTCTTCACTCCCATGATTATGGGGCATGATCAGCAGTTCCTCATCCGCTGGGTGACCCTCCCGGCTATTCTCCTGCTGGATATTGCTACCATTTTCCTTTATGTGAAAAAGTTGAAAACCCTGAATACACGCCTGGCAAAGGCTACGGATGAAAAAACTATTTTCGTGAGGGAAACCAGCCATGAGATCCGTAATCCGCTGAATGCTATTTATGGCATCAGCCAGGATCTGATGTTAAAGGTACATAAAGAAGACAGGTATAATGAGCTGAAACCAGAGGTCGAGCACCTGTATGCTGCTACCCACAATGTACTGCAGATCATCAACAACGTATTGGCTATTTCCAGGATAGAGGATGGCGCCAACCATACCATCCAGGAGGAAGCTTTTGACCTGAGGGAATTGATCCGTGATAAAGCAATTGTATATCAATATATTGCGGATCTCCGCGGGGTAAAGGTGCGTGCAGAGATCCAGGAAGATATGCCGGAAGCGATTGTGGCGGATAAAGGTAAACTGACTCAGATCCTGAATAACCTGTTATTCAATGCCATCAAATTTACCCGCACGGGCAGTGTTATTTCGCTGGTGGTTTCGGGAGAAGCCGGACAGTGGCAGTTGCGGGTGAAAGATCAGGGCCAGGGGATCCCCGAAGGGGAACTGCTCACCCTGTTTACGCCGTTCAAGGCTGGCCGTAGCGACTTTGAAGGTACCGGACTGGGACTTCCCATTACCAAGAAGTATGTGGAAATGATGGGCGGAAAGATCTCCGTCACCAGCATACCGGGCGAAGGAGCTACGTTTATTGTACAACTGCCGCTTCGTGCCGCAGAAAAGCCGGTTCCTGCTACCATACCTGGTATGGTGGAACTTACGCTGCATAAGGGCCTGAAAAGCCTCATTATCGACGATAATGAAATGAGCCAGGTGATCCTGTCCAATTTCATGCGCCGCCTGGGATTCACCACCACAATTGCCTGCAACGGTGCAGAAGGAATTAACAAGGCAATGGATGAAAAACCGGACATTGTTTTCGTAGACAGCTATATGCCCGGCCTCAGCGGAGAGGATACGATCAGGTTGTTCCGCAACAATCCTGCTTTGAAAGATATACCGGTAATCGCCGTGTCCGGTGATGCCTTCCAGGAATCCATTGATGATATGATGAAGGCAGGCGCATCCGAATACATATCCAAACCGGTAGACCTGAAGCTATTGAACAGCACCCTGAACAAGCTGTTAGCTGTCAGCTAG